A part of Amycolatopsis lurida genomic DNA contains:
- a CDS encoding lysozyme, with protein sequence MRTSRRIAIAVGSALLLLGSTVPASAAPSPEIMSIEHDLQANDHTIGSQIRRVEGDTSTPESKAKAAQPQPEAGVLATVAGMDVASYQKNVDWAYWWGQGKRFVWTKATEGTSYKNPYFAQQYNGSYNQGFIRGAYHFALPNVSSGAAQADFFIDNGGGWSKDGKTLPGALDMEYNPYGATCYGLSQSAMGSWIRAFHDRYKARTGRWPVIYTSTSWWSTCVGTTQNFGGTVPLWIARYASTVGALPYGWGYYTVWQYTSSPLDQNTFNGAYDRLQALANG encoded by the coding sequence ATGCGCACTTCCCGAAGAATCGCCATCGCCGTCGGCTCCGCGCTGCTCCTGCTCGGCAGCACGGTCCCGGCGTCGGCCGCCCCGTCCCCCGAGATCATGTCGATCGAACACGATCTCCAGGCGAACGACCACACGATCGGATCCCAGATCCGGCGCGTGGAAGGCGACACCTCCACCCCGGAATCCAAGGCCAAGGCCGCGCAGCCGCAGCCCGAGGCCGGGGTGCTCGCGACGGTCGCGGGCATGGACGTGGCCAGCTACCAGAAGAACGTCGACTGGGCTTACTGGTGGGGTCAGGGCAAGCGCTTCGTGTGGACGAAGGCCACCGAAGGCACGAGCTACAAGAACCCGTACTTCGCCCAGCAGTACAACGGTTCCTACAACCAGGGCTTCATCCGCGGCGCGTACCACTTCGCCCTGCCGAACGTCTCGAGCGGCGCGGCGCAGGCCGACTTCTTCATCGACAACGGCGGCGGCTGGTCCAAGGACGGCAAGACCCTGCCGGGCGCGCTGGACATGGAGTACAACCCGTACGGCGCCACCTGTTACGGCCTGAGCCAGTCCGCCATGGGGTCGTGGATCCGGGCGTTCCACGACCGCTACAAGGCACGCACCGGCCGCTGGCCCGTCATCTACACCTCGACGAGCTGGTGGAGCACCTGCGTCGGCACGACGCAGAACTTCGGTGGCACGGTCCCGCTGTGGATCGCGCGGTACGCGTCCACCGTGGGCGCGCTGCCCTACGGCTGGGGCTACTACACCGTGTGGCAGTACACCTCCAGCCCGCTCGACCAGAACACCTTCAATGGCGCTTACGACCGCTTGCAGGCACTGGCCAACGGCTGA